The proteins below come from a single Triticum aestivum cultivar Chinese Spring chromosome 5D, IWGSC CS RefSeq v2.1, whole genome shotgun sequence genomic window:
- the LOC123126198 gene encoding uncharacterized protein, which yields MPPPPPPALPDELLEEIFLRLPPDEPDHLLRASLASKLWLRLLSGARFRGRYRDFHGAPPMLGFLYSWLYNSRPEAEDPVPHFVPTTKFRACIPDDDWGDCEYDAWDCRHGRVLLGDTGHQPMTLVVWDPMTGRRRELYAPSPVGYSYGAAVLCAVTGCDHRTCHAGPFQIVFVSLDNGEDDRVAQACVSLPVTGDHSKPCFRSHFDKWTEPCSALHLDSDVYIYRTPPVLVQDALHFNLYSYASDDVVGILKYDLSSNSLSLIDMPLAWSVHANASILMTMEDDSLGFAHVYGLILNLWSRHMGSDGVASWTRHTVIDIKDILPIGNPNKRLRLIGSVEGTDIIFVTTYLGIYEINLKSLQWKKLCGRREYCTLIPYMSFYHPPESKVTEREERWDTQMRLNDDIGLSMVKGRLPLSSTGKMTRPPEVGGDMGLVIISVGIQ from the exons atgccgccgccgccgccccctgcgCTGCCGGACGAGCTTCTCGAGGAGATCTTCCTCCGCCTCCCACCGGACGAGCCCGACCACCTCCTGCGCGCCTCCCTCGCCAGCAAGCTCTGGCTCCGCCTCCTCTCCGGCGCTCGATTCCGCGGCCGCTACCGGGACTTCCATGGAGCTCCCCCCATGCTCGGCTTCCTTTATTCCTGGCTCTACAACTCCCGCCCGGAGGCGGAAGACCCTGTCCCACACTTTGTCCCCACCACGAAATTCCGTGCTTGCATTCCCGACGACGACTGGGGGGACTGCGAATATGATGCGTGGGACTGCCGCCATGGCCGCGTTCTCCTTGGAGATACGGGCCATCAACCCATGACGCTCGTCGTTTGGGACCCCATGACGGGCCGTCGGAGGGAGCTGTACGCGCCCAGCCCTGTGGGCTACAGCTACGGGGCAGCTGTGCTCTGCGCCGTGACCGGCTGTGACCACCGCACTTGTCACGCAGGCCCCTTCCAGATCGTCTTTGTCAGCCTGGACAATGGTGAAGATGATCGTGTTGCACAGGCGTGTGTGTCCCTGCCGGTGACGGGTGACCACAGCAAGCCGTGCTTTCGTTCTCATTTTGATAAGTGGACCGAGCCTTGCTCTGCTCTTCATCTTGACTCCGATGTGTACATCTACAGAACACCCCCTGTCTTGGTCCAAGACGCACTTCACTTCAATCTTTATAGTTATGCCAGTGATGACGTAGTAGGAATTCTCAAGTACGACTTGAGCTCTAATAGCTTATCACTGATTGATATGCCGCTTGCGTGGTCTGTCCATGCCAATGCTTCTATCCTCATGACGATGGAGGATGACAGTTTGGGGTTTGCACATGTCTACGGGTTAATCCTCAATCTGTGGTCAAGGCACATGGGTTCTGACGGAGTTGCGTCATGGACTCGGCATACAGTCATCGATATCAAGGACATTCTTCCCATTGGAAATCCAAATAAAAGACTTAGGCTGATTGGATCTGTGGAAGGCACTGATATCATTTTCGTGACCACATATCTTGGCATATACGAGATTAATCTCAAGTCACTGCAGTGGAAGAAGCTGTGCGGGAGACGGGAATACTGCACTTTGATTCCGTACATGAGTTTCTACCATCCGCCTG AAAGTAAAGTTACAGAAAGGGAGGAAAGGTGGGACACTCAGATGCGGCTCAATGACGACATAGGGTTGAGTATGGTCAAGGGAAGGCTGCCCCTTTCATCAACAGGAAAGATGACCAGACCACCTGAAGTTGGAGGTGACATGGGTCTTGTGATCATTTCTGTTGGTATTCAGTAG